A single genomic interval of Gemmatimonadota bacterium harbors:
- the mutS gene encoding DNA mismatch repair protein MutS: protein MSREGTPLMQQYRDIKARHQDAILLFRMGDFYEMFHDDAEVASRVLGLTLTSRNNGGASDVPLAGVPVKAVNDYLRRLVQHGYRVAICEQVEDPKLAKGIVRREVVETITPGAAFNDDLLDGGRNNFLCALHQAGDQFGIAAADLSTGAFHLVLSSAGDADAAVARFAPREVLVPRGASPLGPGSPVRTAATALITERDAWEFDGGLSREELTRHFALHGLDGLGIGADAEVAVGAGGALLRYLRELQPAGIPQLARPVLERPGGVLPLDEMTRRNLELVESLRGEPDQPNGRGAAERSGTLFGVLDRTRTAMGARLLRHWLLAPLTDRSAILERLDAVEALVTRPVERTQLREAMDGVRDIERLAGKVAAARATPRELGALGDSLGRLPEVVEAVRAVGAGGWLADVVATWDAAVDVAGPIQRTLAERPPAAIGEGETIAAGVDAALDELRTIRDGGKDAIAQIQSFERDRTGIASLKVGYNRVFGYFIEISNANKHLVPEDYQRRQTLTGGERYVTPALKEYEEKVLTASERIESRERELFEALRATTGREIRRLQAIADRLARLDVLSTFGEVAATERYVRPEVTEGFDLEIVGGRHPVVERMMPRDRFIPNDVTLTDEARLIVLTGPNMAGKSTILRQIGLVQLMAQVGCFVPATRARLGIVDRLFTRVGASDNLVRGQSTFMVEMAETSAILHTATRRSLVLLDEIGRGTSTYDGVSIAWAVSEHLHDQVGCKTVFATHYHELTQLADELSALRNWNVAVREVGDQVLFLHRLQPGGADRSYGIEVGRLAGLPPAVIARAREVLKSLEGEQLAAALEVGGARHRAVHRAPPPSQLTLFTVEPHPVVLRLRALDPNGITPLEALRLLDELARHAHET from the coding sequence ATGAGTCGTGAGGGCACCCCCCTGATGCAGCAGTACCGGGACATCAAGGCGCGTCACCAGGACGCGATCCTGTTGTTCCGGATGGGGGACTTCTACGAGATGTTCCACGATGACGCCGAGGTGGCGTCGCGCGTGCTGGGCCTCACGCTCACGAGCCGGAACAACGGCGGGGCGAGTGACGTCCCGCTGGCGGGTGTCCCCGTGAAGGCGGTGAACGATTACCTGCGTCGCCTCGTGCAACACGGGTATCGCGTGGCGATCTGCGAGCAGGTGGAAGACCCGAAACTCGCGAAGGGGATCGTGCGCCGCGAGGTGGTGGAGACGATCACCCCGGGCGCCGCCTTCAACGATGACCTGCTGGACGGCGGGCGCAACAACTTCCTGTGCGCGTTGCATCAGGCGGGCGACCAGTTCGGTATTGCCGCGGCGGACCTGTCGACGGGAGCGTTTCACCTGGTGTTGTCGAGCGCCGGGGACGCGGACGCTGCGGTGGCGCGCTTTGCCCCGCGGGAGGTGCTCGTGCCCCGAGGGGCGTCCCCGCTGGGGCCGGGAAGCCCGGTGCGCACCGCGGCGACGGCCCTGATCACCGAACGCGATGCCTGGGAGTTCGATGGCGGGCTCTCCCGCGAGGAGTTGACGCGGCATTTCGCCTTGCATGGCCTCGATGGTCTCGGGATCGGGGCCGATGCCGAGGTGGCCGTGGGCGCCGGGGGCGCCCTGCTGCGCTACCTGCGTGAGCTGCAGCCGGCTGGCATTCCGCAGTTGGCTCGCCCGGTGCTCGAGCGTCCCGGTGGGGTGCTGCCGCTAGACGAGATGACGCGGCGCAACCTGGAGTTGGTCGAGTCGTTGCGTGGTGAGCCGGACCAGCCCAACGGGCGCGGGGCCGCCGAACGGTCGGGCACGCTGTTCGGCGTGCTCGATCGCACGCGCACGGCGATGGGCGCGCGGTTGCTGCGCCACTGGCTGCTCGCTCCGCTGACTGACCGGTCCGCCATCCTCGAGCGGCTCGACGCCGTGGAGGCGCTGGTCACGCGGCCAGTGGAGCGGACCCAGCTGCGCGAGGCGATGGACGGGGTCCGGGACATCGAGCGCCTCGCGGGGAAGGTGGCGGCGGCGCGGGCGACCCCACGCGAGCTGGGCGCCCTGGGAGACTCGTTAGGCCGATTGCCCGAGGTGGTCGAGGCCGTGCGCGCCGTGGGCGCTGGGGGCTGGTTGGCGGACGTCGTGGCCACGTGGGACGCCGCCGTGGACGTCGCCGGGCCGATCCAGCGCACCCTGGCCGAGCGACCACCGGCCGCCATTGGTGAGGGCGAGACGATCGCGGCCGGCGTGGACGCCGCGCTGGACGAGTTGCGCACGATCCGTGACGGCGGGAAGGACGCGATCGCACAGATCCAGTCCTTCGAGCGCGACCGCACGGGGATCGCGAGCCTCAAGGTGGGATACAACCGCGTCTTCGGGTATTTCATTGAGATCAGCAACGCCAACAAGCACCTCGTCCCCGAGGATTACCAGCGTCGGCAGACCCTGACCGGCGGGGAACGGTACGTGACGCCGGCCCTCAAGGAATACGAGGAGAAGGTGCTCACCGCGAGCGAGCGGATCGAGAGCCGTGAGCGTGAGTTGTTCGAGGCGTTGCGGGCGACCACGGGGCGGGAGATTCGACGATTGCAGGCCATCGCCGATCGGCTGGCGCGGCTCGACGTGCTGTCCACCTTTGGGGAGGTGGCGGCCACCGAGCGGTACGTGCGTCCCGAGGTGACCGAGGGCTTCGACCTCGAGATCGTCGGCGGGCGCCATCCCGTGGTGGAGCGGATGATGCCGCGGGATCGCTTCATCCCCAACGACGTCACCCTCACAGACGAGGCGCGGCTCATTGTCCTGACCGGCCCGAACATGGCGGGCAAGTCCACCATCCTGCGGCAGATCGGGCTGGTCCAGCTGATGGCGCAGGTCGGGTGTTTTGTGCCCGCGACGCGCGCACGGCTGGGGATCGTCGATCGGCTGTTCACCCGAGTTGGTGCGAGCGACAACCTGGTCCGCGGCCAATCCACGTTCATGGTGGAGATGGCCGAGACGAGCGCGATCCTGCATACCGCCACGCGACGGTCGCTCGTGCTGTTGGACGAGATCGGGCGCGGCACCTCGACGTACGACGGCGTCTCGATTGCGTGGGCGGTGAGCGAGCACCTGCATGACCAGGTGGGGTGCAAGACGGTGTTTGCCACGCACTATCACGAGTTGACGCAGCTGGCCGACGAGTTGTCCGCGCTGCGCAACTGGAACGTCGCGGTGCGCGAGGTGGGGGACCAGGTGTTGTTCCTCCATCGGCTGCAGCCCGGGGGAGCGGACCGGTCCTACGGGATCGAGGTAGGGCGCCTCGCGGGGCTTCCGCCGGCCGTGATCGCGCGCGCGCGCGAGGTCCTCAAGTCCCTCGAGGGAGAACAGTTGGCCGCCGCGCTGGAAGTGGGTGGGGCGAGGCATCGAGCGGTGCATCGCGCTCCGCCGCCGTCGCAACTGACCCTGTTTACGGTCGAGCCGCACCCCGTGGTGCTGCGCCTGCGGGCCCTCGATCCCAACGGCATCACCCCCCTGGAGGCCCTCCGCCTTCTGGACGAGCTGGCCCGGCACGCCCACGAGACCTGA
- a CDS encoding SPOR domain-containing protein, whose protein sequence is MLRLNVNRERALVKAGAVGRVLLVALALVLSPARSSAQDTRDSLVTRVQQLVNAGNRDGARALADSALVIRTPGTNAHAEALFARALATSDAAAAERDYARLAIEYPFSARAEDATLMVAQFRQSRGDRAGARVQYERLAMDFPGSTMSARHNYWAGRLALDDGDLAKGCRYLGVAVDRVPKDDVELRNQVNYLRVRCETAGGEAPPSPPPADTARVAPPPAPEPAPEVAPKSQTEYSVQVAAYGRKRDADAAAARLKARGFQVRVVGTKAPYRVRVGRYATRADAVAAQGRMKRQSRVNGIVVEAEPR, encoded by the coding sequence ATGCTGCGGCTTAACGTCAATCGCGAGCGTGCCCTGGTGAAGGCCGGGGCCGTGGGCCGTGTCCTGCTCGTTGCGCTGGCGCTTGTGCTTAGCCCTGCGCGGTCGTCGGCCCAGGACACACGCGACTCCCTGGTGACACGCGTGCAACAACTCGTGAATGCCGGGAACCGGGACGGCGCCAGGGCGCTGGCGGATTCCGCGCTGGTGATCCGCACGCCCGGGACCAACGCGCATGCCGAGGCGTTGTTTGCCCGTGCGCTCGCGACCAGCGATGCGGCGGCGGCCGAGCGGGACTATGCGCGGCTGGCGATCGAATACCCGTTTTCGGCACGCGCGGAGGACGCCACCCTGATGGTGGCGCAATTCCGGCAGTCCCGCGGGGATCGCGCGGGGGCGCGCGTGCAATACGAGCGTCTCGCGATGGATTTTCCCGGTAGCACCATGTCGGCGCGCCACAACTACTGGGCGGGACGCCTGGCGCTCGACGATGGCGACCTGGCGAAGGGATGCCGCTACCTCGGTGTGGCGGTGGACCGGGTGCCCAAGGACGACGTGGAGCTGCGCAACCAGGTGAACTACCTGCGGGTGCGCTGTGAAACAGCGGGCGGCGAGGCGCCCCCGTCGCCCCCGCCAGCGGACACGGCACGCGTGGCCCCCCCACCGGCACCCGAGCCGGCGCCGGAAGTGGCTCCGAAGAGCCAAACGGAATACAGCGTGCAGGTCGCCGCGTACGGGCGCAAGCGGGACGCCGATGCGGCGGCGGCGCGGCTCAAGGCCCGCGGCTTCCAGGTGCGGGTAGTTGGGACGAAGGCGCCATATCGCGTGCGCGTCGGGCGGTATGCCACCCGGGCGGATGCGGTCGCGGCGCAGGGGCGCATGAAGCGCCAATCGCGCGTCAACGGGATCGTGGTGGAAGCCGAACCGCGATGA
- the holA gene encoding DNA polymerase III subunit delta: protein MEAKAVRALRTAIEQRTFEPVYYISGEDEFRKDALVRSLVDALVDAPMRDFNLDIFRGGDVEPERVESLLNTPPMMADRRAVVIRDTGSLKKDARATIDRYLKRPSPDAVLVLVSLAGGKEDKGFAAATQVPVEPLGADALPEWLVAHAASAHGATLELAAAQQLLQVVGADTAQLVGEVDKLVSFAHGRAITAPDVLEVVGQREGEDSTALLDLVAARDVAGALALVGPVLSQPRVTAVSLIMALTVQTLALRWGRAARERGMPAHQLEREYFTLLKETGAFPMRPWGDAVKCWSKHLGRWPARDLEQAVRALQHADHAAKDSRVSSDEQLLSTLICAMCVSEAHAAA from the coding sequence ATGGAAGCCAAGGCAGTACGAGCCCTTCGCACGGCGATCGAGCAGCGGACGTTTGAGCCGGTGTACTACATCTCCGGCGAGGACGAATTCCGGAAGGATGCGCTGGTGCGTTCGCTGGTGGACGCGCTGGTGGATGCGCCCATGCGCGACTTCAACCTCGACATCTTTCGCGGGGGGGACGTGGAGCCGGAGCGCGTCGAGTCGTTGCTCAATACGCCGCCCATGATGGCGGATCGGCGCGCCGTGGTGATCCGGGACACCGGGTCGCTCAAGAAGGACGCGCGGGCAACGATCGATCGGTACCTCAAGCGGCCCTCGCCGGATGCGGTCCTGGTGCTTGTCTCGCTGGCGGGAGGCAAGGAAGACAAGGGGTTTGCGGCCGCGACGCAGGTGCCGGTGGAGCCGCTGGGCGCCGATGCACTGCCCGAGTGGCTCGTGGCCCACGCGGCGTCTGCGCATGGCGCCACCCTCGAGCTGGCGGCGGCGCAGCAGCTGCTGCAGGTCGTTGGTGCGGACACCGCCCAGCTTGTGGGCGAGGTCGACAAGCTCGTCAGTTTTGCGCACGGACGTGCCATCACCGCGCCCGACGTGCTGGAGGTGGTGGGCCAGCGGGAGGGTGAGGACTCGACGGCGCTCCTCGACCTGGTTGCCGCCCGTGATGTGGCCGGGGCGCTGGCCCTCGTGGGACCGGTGCTGTCGCAACCGCGGGTGACTGCGGTCAGCCTGATCATGGCGCTCACGGTGCAAACCTTGGCGCTGCGCTGGGGTCGTGCGGCGCGGGAGCGCGGGATGCCGGCGCACCAACTCGAGCGCGAGTACTTCACGTTGCTCAAGGAAACCGGGGCCTTTCCCATGCGCCCGTGGGGCGACGCGGTCAAGTGTTGGTCCAAACACCTGGGCCGGTGGCCGGCGCGGGACCTGGAGCAGGCGGTCCGCGCATTGCAGCATGCGGACCACGCCGCCAAGGACAGCCGCGTGTCGTCGGACGAACAACTTCTCTCCACCTTGATCTGTGCCATGTGTGTCTCCGAGGCTCATGCTGCGGCTTAA
- a CDS encoding zf-HC2 domain-containing protein — MDCRTFRKKHLAFVDDTLPGVDVVGMQLHLAECTECEVWDQRIRRSLLVVRNHLGAIEPSANFRTRLDARLAREKAALSAPPALFGSRRHVPVWSLAIGVMVIGATAVALDRAPAPPRDLVRIPEAVVVGPQGATMSQLPVATDAQPAFIATMSSGMAILPALMLLDEAPALRAAADEFAATSARTASFSPPER; from the coding sequence ATGGACTGCCGGACCTTCCGCAAGAAGCACCTCGCCTTTGTCGACGACACCCTGCCCGGGGTCGACGTGGTTGGTATGCAACTGCATTTGGCCGAGTGTACGGAGTGCGAAGTGTGGGATCAGCGCATCCGGCGTAGCCTGCTTGTCGTGCGAAACCACCTGGGTGCCATCGAGCCTTCGGCGAACTTCCGCACCAGGCTCGACGCGCGGCTCGCTCGGGAGAAGGCCGCCCTTTCTGCCCCGCCGGCCCTGTTCGGGTCGCGTCGGCACGTGCCGGTGTGGTCACTGGCGATCGGCGTGATGGTGATTGGTGCGACGGCGGTGGCACTGGACCGCGCGCCCGCGCCTCCGCGCGACCTGGTGCGGATTCCCGAGGCCGTTGTCGTTGGGCCCCAGGGAGCGACGATGTCGCAGCTCCCCGTCGCAACCGATGCGCAGCCCGCGTTCATTGCGACGATGTCGTCGGGAATGGCGATCCTCCCGGCGTTGATGCTGCTCGACGAAGCGCCCGCCCTTCGGGCGGCGGCTGACGAGTTCGCTGCGACCAGCGCTCGCACGGCATCGTTTTCGCCGCCGGAGCGCTGA
- a CDS encoding sigma-70 family RNA polymerase sigma factor, with protein MTNLAHKTAAVPVAGGLTVREQLRREDDAGVVTAFLNGEERAFEELVDRYQTRLLNFIYRTIGDRERGEDLVQEVFIRVYRHLHRFDRSKKFSTWIYTIASNLAKNELRNRSRNPLVLFQTIRKTWQDDDRPLQFEDPNGRPDDLFRKRHLRELVEASVERLPEHHREVFILRELEGKSYEEIAEITDCNLGTVKSRLNRARNAFASIIGPALG; from the coding sequence ATGACGAACCTTGCCCACAAGACCGCTGCGGTACCGGTGGCCGGTGGCCTGACGGTCAGGGAACAGTTGCGCCGCGAGGACGACGCGGGGGTGGTGACCGCCTTCCTGAACGGCGAGGAGCGCGCGTTCGAAGAGCTGGTGGATCGCTACCAAACGCGGCTGCTCAACTTCATTTACCGCACGATCGGCGACCGCGAGCGTGGAGAAGACCTCGTGCAGGAAGTGTTCATCCGGGTCTACCGCCACCTGCACCGGTTTGACCGGTCCAAGAAGTTCTCCACCTGGATCTACACGATCGCGTCGAACCTGGCCAAGAACGAGCTGCGCAATCGGTCGCGTAATCCGCTTGTGCTCTTCCAGACGATCCGGAAGACCTGGCAGGACGACGATCGCCCGCTGCAGTTCGAGGACCCGAACGGCCGTCCGGACGACTTGTTCCGGAAGCGCCACCTGCGGGAGCTGGTGGAGGCGTCGGTGGAGCGGCTCCCGGAGCACCACCGGGAAGTGTTCATCCTGCGCGAGCTGGAAGGGAAGTCGTACGAGGAGATCGCCGAGATCACGGACTGCAATCTCGGGACAGTGAAGTCCCGGCTGAATCGGGCGCGAAACGCCTTCGCCTCGATCATCGGGCCGGCGCTGGGATAG
- a CDS encoding NUDIX hydrolase, which translates to MSARIDTRRAYSGRIINVDLDRVRFPDGSEGELEMVRHPGASAVVPFVSDPTGSDPQVLLIKQYRYASEQFMYEIPAGRLDPGEDPATCAKRELREETGCHAEHVELLTTIYTTPGFTDERIHLFMATGLTHGDTDRELDEFIEVETLPISRCLAMIQSGEISDGKTIIALMYAAGFRLGQAG; encoded by the coding sequence ATGTCCGCACGGATCGACACCCGCCGCGCCTATTCCGGGCGCATCATCAATGTGGACCTGGATCGCGTGCGTTTTCCCGATGGGAGCGAAGGCGAACTGGAGATGGTGCGCCACCCTGGGGCGTCGGCCGTCGTCCCGTTTGTCTCCGACCCGACGGGCTCCGATCCCCAGGTGCTCCTCATCAAGCAGTACAGATACGCGTCGGAACAGTTCATGTACGAGATCCCGGCCGGCCGGCTGGATCCGGGTGAGGACCCGGCCACCTGCGCCAAGCGGGAGTTGCGCGAGGAAACCGGGTGCCACGCCGAGCATGTTGAGCTGCTCACGACCATCTACACGACCCCGGGATTCACCGACGAACGGATTCACCTGTTCATGGCCACCGGCCTCACCCACGGCGATACCGACCGTGAGCTGGACGAGTTCATTGAAGTGGAGACGCTGCCCATCTCCCGATGTCTGGCCATGATCCAGTCGGGGGAGATTTCCGACGGCAAGACCATCATTGCCCTCATGTACGCCGCGGGTTTTCGACTCGGCCAGGCGGGCTGA
- a CDS encoding insulinase family protein: MRAPPRPGPGAPRPYHFPATESHLLANGLRVLVAPLHRLPAATVLLLTPAGGEVEGADAAGLAALTAPALLEGTSQRDTNAQAAAFEQLGGEVFSAVAWTHADCGTTVMSSRLDATLGLLAETVMEPALPSAGVARLRDERQAELLQQQAEPRGLADDLLLASCFDAGDRLSRPLGGDMARVAACTDAMVRDFHRSRYVPRGSVLIVAGDVKADAVVRRAEATFGTWEDRTLPPHEGRSRAALPARVRVLHRPDAPQSELRVGHASVARTHPDFHALAVMNAILGGLFNSRINLNLRERHAYTYGAFSSFDWRRDASIFSASTAVQSEVTGPALREMLHEITRIREAPVAADELSLAVDYLTGVFPLRFETTAAIADALAMRIGFGLEPSYYDTYRERVRAVDAAAVLRVAQEHLHPDRLQVVVVGDAGVVEPALGELSLGAIERVSAGG, from the coding sequence ATGAGGGCGCCGCCACGTCCCGGACCGGGGGCGCCACGCCCGTATCACTTTCCGGCCACGGAGTCGCACCTGCTGGCCAACGGGCTGCGCGTGCTGGTCGCGCCCCTGCATCGCCTGCCCGCTGCCACGGTGTTGCTCCTCACGCCTGCTGGTGGCGAGGTCGAAGGGGCCGATGCAGCGGGTCTCGCCGCGCTCACCGCGCCGGCGCTGCTGGAGGGGACCAGCCAGCGGGATACCAATGCCCAGGCGGCGGCCTTTGAGCAGCTGGGGGGCGAGGTGTTCAGTGCGGTGGCATGGACGCACGCCGACTGTGGCACCACGGTGATGTCGTCCCGGCTGGATGCCACGCTCGGGCTGCTGGCCGAGACGGTGATGGAACCCGCGTTGCCGAGTGCTGGCGTGGCCCGCCTCCGGGACGAGCGGCAGGCGGAACTGCTGCAGCAGCAAGCCGAGCCGCGCGGGCTTGCCGATGACCTCCTGCTGGCCTCGTGTTTTGATGCTGGAGATCGGTTGTCTCGCCCGCTGGGAGGGGACATGGCGCGGGTGGCGGCTTGTACCGACGCGATGGTGCGCGACTTCCACCGGAGCCGGTATGTGCCGCGCGGCAGTGTGCTGATCGTGGCGGGGGACGTGAAGGCCGACGCGGTGGTGCGGCGTGCGGAGGCCACGTTTGGGACCTGGGAGGATCGCACGTTGCCGCCGCACGAGGGGCGGTCGCGGGCCGCGCTGCCGGCGCGGGTGCGGGTGCTGCACCGGCCGGACGCTCCGCAGAGCGAGTTGCGCGTGGGGCATGCGAGCGTGGCGCGCACGCACCCGGACTTTCACGCGTTGGCCGTCATGAACGCGATCCTCGGCGGGTTGTTCAACTCGCGCATCAACCTTAACCTGCGGGAGCGCCATGCCTACACCTATGGCGCCTTCAGCAGTTTTGACTGGCGACGGGATGCGAGCATCTTCTCGGCCTCGACGGCCGTCCAGAGCGAGGTGACCGGTCCGGCCCTGCGCGAGATGCTCCACGAAATCACGCGGATCCGCGAGGCACCAGTCGCTGCCGATGAGTTGTCCCTGGCCGTCGACTACCTCACGGGGGTCTTTCCCCTGCGGTTCGAAACGACCGCAGCCATCGCCGATGCCCTCGCCATGCGCATCGGCTTCGGGTTGGAACCGTCGTACTACGACACCTATCGCGAGCGCGTGCGGGCCGTGGATGCCGCTGCGGTGCTCCGGGTGGCGCAGGAGCACCTGCATCCAGACCGCCTGCAGGTGGTCGTGGTCGGTGATGCCGGTGTCGTGGAGCCAGCTCTCGGTGAGTTGTCACTCGGGGCCATCGAGCGCGTGAGCGCGGGAGGGTAG
- a CDS encoding insulinase family protein, whose protein sequence is MTPAPHTHTLANGLRVTLVEDNTTPVVAVNLWYHVGSANERPGRTGFAHLFEHMLFQGSEHVAANEHFELVQRSGGTLNGSTWLERTNYYETVPAHQLALALWLEADRMGRLLPGLTQEKLDTQREVVKNERRWSVDNQPYGTWWEKLPALAFPGEHPFHHSLIGSFEDLDAASLDDVREFFATWYAPDNAVLTIVGDVEPEAALALVETYFGGIPRGRARPALGDLSVPERFEGWRRQVVPDEVMASRLFLAFRSPPFGAVDADVATIVAAVLGNGKGSRLQQQLVRGRQVATSAAAFTFDLSRGRDLLVLDVTARPETSADILEAEVASVVDDFRRTGATPAEVERAIALSTTEFVTSMQSAQSRADRISQYMTYRGNAAELAAWSDRLAAVTTEQVNRWAAAWLGEDNRASLLYVPKATVEDHT, encoded by the coding sequence GTGACCCCTGCACCCCACACGCACACGCTCGCCAACGGCTTGCGTGTCACCCTCGTCGAGGACAACACGACCCCGGTGGTGGCCGTGAATCTCTGGTATCACGTCGGGAGCGCCAACGAGCGACCGGGTCGCACCGGGTTTGCGCACCTGTTCGAGCATATGCTCTTCCAGGGGTCGGAACATGTGGCGGCCAACGAGCACTTTGAGCTTGTGCAACGTTCTGGCGGCACGCTCAATGGGTCGACCTGGCTGGAGCGCACGAACTACTACGAGACCGTGCCCGCGCACCAGCTGGCGCTGGCCCTGTGGCTGGAAGCCGATCGGATGGGACGCCTCCTGCCAGGGCTCACGCAGGAGAAGCTGGATACGCAGCGTGAGGTGGTGAAGAACGAACGCCGCTGGTCGGTGGACAACCAACCCTACGGGACCTGGTGGGAGAAGCTGCCCGCGCTGGCCTTTCCGGGTGAACATCCGTTCCATCACTCGTTGATCGGGTCGTTCGAGGACCTGGATGCAGCGTCCTTGGACGATGTGCGCGAGTTCTTTGCGACCTGGTACGCGCCCGACAACGCCGTCCTCACCATCGTCGGCGATGTGGAGCCGGAGGCGGCCCTCGCCCTGGTGGAGACCTACTTCGGTGGGATCCCGCGTGGCCGGGCGCGCCCCGCGCTGGGCGACCTTTCGGTGCCGGAGCGGTTTGAGGGGTGGCGACGCCAGGTCGTACCCGATGAGGTCATGGCCTCACGGCTGTTCCTCGCGTTCCGCTCTCCGCCGTTTGGGGCCGTCGACGCCGACGTCGCCACGATCGTGGCCGCCGTCCTCGGGAATGGCAAGGGGAGCCGACTCCAACAGCAGCTCGTCCGGGGTCGCCAGGTGGCGACCAGCGCCGCCGCCTTCACCTTTGACTTGAGTCGCGGGCGCGACCTCCTGGTCCTGGATGTGACGGCGCGACCCGAAACGTCGGCCGACATCCTGGAGGCGGAGGTAGCCAGTGTGGTGGACGACTTCCGACGCACCGGGGCGACCCCCGCCGAGGTGGAACGGGCGATCGCGTTGAGCACCACCGAGTTCGTCACCTCCATGCAGTCGGCGCAGTCGCGCGCCGACCGGATCTCCCAATACATGACCTATCGTGGGAATGCAGCGGAATTGGCTGCGTGGTCCGATCGGCTCGCCGCGGTCACCACCGAGCAGGTCAACCGTTGGGCTGCGGCGTGGCTTGGCGAGGACAATCGTGCCTCACTACTCTACGTGCCGAAGGCCACCGTGGAGGACCACACATGA
- a CDS encoding YdcF family protein: MLWRLISRLLFVVVVVWLGSVTCVVLWGRRDSAGAADAIVVLGAAQYVGRPSPVLRSRLDHAHDLWRRDQGRRVILTGGRGDGDTTSEAEVGRVYLRRKGIPADQMLLETTGRSTEESLDAVAVLMRDEGLSRVILVSDPFHMFRLQVLSWRRDLDVQCSPTRTSPIARSRTETAIHVLSESVKVIGSLVPVRWRLWPG; the protein is encoded by the coding sequence ATGCTCTGGCGCCTCATCTCCCGACTGCTGTTCGTGGTGGTCGTGGTCTGGCTGGGGAGCGTGACGTGTGTCGTGTTGTGGGGGCGGCGCGATTCGGCCGGGGCGGCCGACGCCATCGTCGTGCTTGGTGCGGCGCAATACGTCGGCCGGCCATCCCCGGTGCTGCGCTCCCGCCTCGATCACGCCCATGACCTGTGGCGGCGCGACCAGGGGCGGCGTGTCATCCTCACCGGGGGACGAGGTGACGGTGACACCACCAGCGAGGCCGAAGTGGGGCGGGTCTACCTGCGGCGCAAGGGCATTCCGGCCGACCAGATGTTGCTCGAGACGACGGGGCGGAGCACGGAGGAGTCGCTCGACGCCGTGGCGGTGTTGATGCGGGATGAAGGGCTGTCGCGGGTCATTCTCGTGAGTGATCCCTTTCACATGTTCCGCTTGCAGGTATTGAGCTGGCGCCGTGACCTGGACGTGCAATGTTCCCCCACGCGCACGAGCCCGATTGCCCGAAGCCGCACCGAGACGGCCATCCACGTGCTGAGTGAGTCGGTGAAGGTCATCGGTTCCCTGGTGCCGGTTCGCTGGCGCCTGTGGCCCGGCTGA